Part of the Vigna angularis cultivar LongXiaoDou No.4 chromosome 1, ASM1680809v1, whole genome shotgun sequence genome, AGCTAAATTTAAATTGTGGGCGACATACATGGTGAAGTGCATAAGAAATAATGCATAAATATtggttaaacaaaaataaagggTACCGAGTTGTTTTAAGTTGAAACTGGGTTGTTTTATGTTGACACCAAGCTGTTTTAAGTTGAATTGGGCTATGTTAGTTCATGTTGGGCTGGGTTAGTCTTGTCGAGATGAGTTAGTATAAAGCCATGTTGGTTTTTTTCCCAAAAGGCTTTGGTGAATAGGAGAATAAGGTAAGCTTCATTTCTTTTGCCCATAAAGCTTTGACTTGAACTAAGTATAATGCTTTATTCGTAAAGGATTTGGTGAGTAGGTAAAGTTTTTACTTATGAGGCTTTTGGAAAGCAAGGGAAAGAGGAAGTTTTGTTTCGCCTATAAGGCTTTGGTTTGAGCTGAGTATAGTGCTTTGACCGCAAGGCTTTGGTAAGCAGGcaaagtttttactcgtaaCTTTTTTGGAAAGTAGGGAAAATAGGCCTTGATCGTAAGGCTTTGGTGAGTAGGCAGGGTGATGGTAATTACATGggaaatacatatttttttattattacgtGGTGGTAATATgactaaaaaacatatttaactcataCATCAATAtgaatacaaaaacaaatatgaaaaaactGGTAAAATATACatgactaaattatatatataaaacatttagtAGATTTTTGAAATGTAAAGTCTGGTTAAATGTTGTTAGATGTAATTTTAACTTGACATACACAGGGTTAAAAGTTTTCATAATATTAACATCTACTAAACTACACTAAGTAGCAATTTAAACTTCATGGGCGAACGGCTAATGTTTTCATTAAtcttgtttaaaagaaaatcttcttttttggtgtagtttaataatttacaatttaaagAGATTAGACTAAACAAAAtttatgtttgatatttttatattgatttgtcTGTAAACCTAAACTATGTTCATTTCTTGATCCATTCGATCAAATTTCACTATGAAGTATATCACTACAAAGTATGAAATTACAACAAAATGAGCTTCTTCCTATTTGCTTCACTTGATCCTTCACACGTGATTACTAGTGTGTCCCATATCTCCTTTACTCCTTTTGTAGACATGTACTTTCTGGTAATCCTCTTTAGAAAGAGCACACATAAGTGAATTCCTAGCTTTCGAGTTCAGAAGATACCTATGTTTCTGGTCATCTGACCATTTGACTTATTATCAAGGGCTCTCCCTCTTTATAAAGGGATATATAGTTACCATTTTCCACGATATCACACATATCAATGTGGTAGGCTCAaagaatgaaataattttttatttccagTAGTCGAACTTTTCCCCCTTGAATAGAGGAGGGCGATTTATGGAAAATCCTTTGTTCTACATTGCGTTTTGGATAATTTCCTCAAGTCTAGTTAATAACTAACACTAGAGGTTAGCTTTGATACCAACTAAAATCATAGGTAAACTTTAGAAAGGGAGATGTTTGAATATAGTTTAAACCCTTTTCACGTTTAACTTTTCAGGTTTGAAATTATTCGTATATATATTTAAACGTTAGGCTTTCATTAGTGTTTAACTTGATACGTGTATTATAGTGTTCATACCAAGTTTGTTTTAGAGTGATATATAGTTTATGAGTTATTTAGATATGTATAGCCTTCAGTGTGTTACTGtagatgaatttttttaataaaggatatttcattaaacatattatttttaaatttttaaaacaaaagttgttagatatttttcttaacaaaataaaaatataatacactGATAGTATTTTTAGTTGACGTAAATATATGTTATACCTTAACTTATCATGTTTAAAATACCTTTTGTATTGATATCCTTTCCAACAATACCAAACTTTGGGTACAATAAAGGAAAGTTGTTTTGTTATGTTAGAAGCTTTCTTGGAAAATGAGCCTATTGATAATTCTTAAGATGGTTTGAAATATTCAAACCGTTTATAGGTTTGATCTTCTTTTAGGTGAGGTTATAATAAATGTTATCTATCAATCATAAGTAGAGACAATGAACTAAAGTTTTTGTAAAATATCTTCCCTTATTCATGGTTTGAttgttttattcaattaaacATGCTTATAAgaattattagtttattaaatttaaaaatatttattagcatcaaaattataagatactttgttaaatttgttttgatcTCTAAAAGTTAAACTTTTATTGTTCttactatttaaataatactATCTTTCGTATATGATCACATGTCTTAGTttactatattattaaatgtttccATAACCTAGGTTGATTGGCTTTTAGTTTATCTCCataaattttatcttagtttaatattattattatatatttctcCGTTACCTGTAATAAACCTAGTTTGATTAGTTTTTAGTCTATCTCcataaattttacttgtttagttaacttaagaaaacaatttatattagtATTCAAGCGTATCTAGTTCAACAATTGAGATTGCACACGAACTTTTTCATTACGCAAAATTGATCTCGAATCAACATCCATAAGTTTTCTctatttacaatatttattatgactagaaatgaaaaataatgtgtactcgtacatatttctttaaaattcaaaatgaatattaaataaatatttaaatacccATGGTAAAAAATAtggatattttattaagttactTATTGTTCATACTATTacagattaaataaaaattatttgtattcacaaaattaaatttattttaaatggattcattttatttaaattcatattttgtaGCGTAATTTACCTTTTTTTAAGAAAGATCAATTTATTAatagtaatgttttattatgtaattttatttggaatatactttttatttgagtttattttcttaaactaGTTTTTAATTagttgtatttaaatttaagaaaaagttacaaatatcattgacaaatatttttaattagagaaagaagaaagtaatatgactaattattttttaaatggatgAGTGGTCTGAATACCCACACCACGATGTCATTCATGTCTGTGATCCTTGCATagatttttaagataaaaataaaatgttattattatattatagattatGGATACCACCCTAAAGTGTTTCCCCTTATCTTCCTAATCTTTGGTTATCTTCCTAATTTTTGGTGTATTGATTAGAAGCAATTCCATTTGTACCAATCCTTTAGGTCAACTTCTGCATAGGCATATTGATGATTCATCCATTATGACCCATACCTTTCCCTTTATGCAAAACCAAAACCCAAACTTAACGCAACAGCTTTTGCCTTCAAAGCAACAACCTCTCTTATCTTCTTTCTATTCTCTTCTGTCATTTCTCGCCTGCATACATTAATCACTTTCCCTTACCCTCCCTCTGTTTTCCCCATAATCATCTTCATTACAGCACTCCCAACAAATAAAACGACAAAGTCTCATTAGTTGCAACATCCCATAACCAAATACACCACAATTTCTCCCTTCCCCAAACCTAACCTTATCACAGTACATCAATCATGTTTTATTTCTCATCTCCCTCGTTTCTATAAATAccatttttcatttcaattaaATCACTATCccaattttttcttcttgttgcgtctttttttcttctaattcccttcattttctttttatcgaAAATGAACACCATGAGAGGACCGGAAGATCAGCAATCTAGGGTTTTCTGTGAGCTGTCGGCTCTGGTCTTCAACCTCCTCCGCTCTCCGCCGCTCATGCCGGAGTCTCCGCCCAGGCGCCCAACGGCGGGGGCTCAGATAACGCCGGCAGGGTTCGCATCGCTGCTTCTGGGGATTTCGGTGGCTCTCATGCTCTGCGGATCGGTTACTTTTTTCATCGGGTTTATGTTGATGCCGTGGGTTCTCGGATTGATGATGGTTTTCTACGTCGCTGCCATCGTTTCCGCTCTCTCCGTTCTGGGGCGTTCCATTCTCTGTTTTGCCTCGCCGCGTAAGGATCTTCCTGGTAAGGAATACTATCATTTGTTACTTATTTATTTGCTGCAGAAATTTAGGTTCTGTTTGTTAATCTATTATCCGTAGAATCAAAGGAATCCATGATAGATATTTTCCAGATAGGATGGTGTGGCAAATCATTCAGGATAGGACTCATTACTTATCTTTATAGTTGTCTGATCTCTTTTGTTTGTGTTCTATTCTGTTGGGACCCAAGAGGAAGTTTCCCAGTTATTTTGTGTGTCAGGTTCTccacaaaaaaaatcattttcctaaaaattgaaataagtgCAATAAACTTCTCATTTATAAAAAAGGGCATTACAGGTGAATTGAATATTGGGTTCAGTGATATATGCATAAGAAAGGGCATTACAAACTCTTCACAAGctcattaattataaatttcacGTGCCAGCACATCTCTTCTCAAGCTTATATTTGTCTGTTATGTTTCCTGTACATCTACCTGCTCTATATGCATTTAGATTTGCTGGAGTTTTGGACAATTTAGTTTAAAGGCTATCAAGGAAGTTGCTCTAAACTTTTTTTCCTTATCTGGATTCTTTTGTTCCGTATGGTCTTTTTCAGTGGTTGTTTTCCTTTTCGCATCTGGCTTGTTTGAGCTTGTCAGGTTAGAATTCAAAGTTATAGATTCATGGGTACCTTGTTACACTTGTGTGTCTTATTGACCCATTTGCTAAAGATTAAGGATACAAGCCATAAGATATTTCAACTGTACTTATTGATTGCCTTATAACAACCCCAGTTACTGGGAAATTGGCAATAGCCATATCACATATAGATAGTGTTATTACATAGCCGAATGTGTATCCTGTAAAAACTTTAAGAGTACTTTATAAACTTCAAATCTTCAATCACCAAAGTAATTAATAAACACTTTGACGTTCAAGTTAGCTTAAGgattaataaacaataaatgtaataattaatgaaCATTCTCTACTTACCTTATAAAATGTGTTATTTATACAACTTGACCCATTAGTTCAAATACCTGTTAGTTTCTGTAGAATATTGTGAGTACGTTGCTTGTGTGATGTTGTGCTGGTCAAGTAGGGATAGATCGGACGGGTCTTATACTGGTAAGACCAAGGGACACTTGGTCATATACAGTACACCAGTCCTAGGCTTTACGTGTTGTATGTTAAAGACTTGCGAAAAGCTTCAAGATACTGTGTATTAGGGGTCGGTCATCAGTACCTACTTACTGGTCATGATACTGGTAGTTGATTGCCGTgttatttacaaagaaaaattacGTTTATTTGGTTACGTGGCCTTATAGGTATAGATAGGTTGCAATTCAGCATCTGTAGATGCTGAGTTTGCTATTGACAGACAGGAAAAGAATGTAGCAGACCAGCATTTTAACAATAAAGCCGCGGTGAAATTTTTGTTCATTCATTATTGTAGGTTactgttgttttgttttttgaaacatattttcatattattaagaATTCATACTTCGATGTAAAGAATTTAGGTTCAAATTCTGTGGGAGCTCCTGGAAGAGTGAAATTATGAGAATAAGATAGACGGTCTGTGTGTATGACCTTGGAAAGAATCCaataaaagaaatgttaaaTTCTTTTTGAATCAAGGGTTGGATCTGCAAGATTGGTTTTGTCTTAAAACAGTGAAGGAGTATAAGATACAAAAATTACATTGAAGGTATATTAATGTTGCTGAGGTTGGATAAGTTAGCAAATTCTTCCTTTTTCTGGCCAGTTTGGCAATTGCTAATTGTTAGCCTGTACGGAATTCACCATTTCTGTTGTTTATTTTGACTTAACAGCGCAGCTTATCTCTTAGATCGTATCACACACACATGTTGGATCACGAGCCTATTTTTGCTGTTTCAGAGTGGAAACTTATGTGAAAAGATAAATAAGGGAGTGGACTAGTGCGATCGTAGTTATTGTGCCTGCCCCCTTGCGCAGCCTGCGGAACGAAGATCACTGAACTTCTCTGACCAGAAGCAGGAGTTTTGGCTTTTGTGAAAAGTACTAAACTTTGTGGATATGGCTTCTCTTTTTATTACAATCAGCCAAGTTCTGAGGAATCAAGAATTGAGGACTTTCTTCCCGCTATTGTCTATTACtgtcaattattttatttgtcgtTATTTTCACTCTTGTAAATTTTGAAGTAGAGGCTTCTGAAATTcatttcttttccatttccaaacGTGGTATATATACACTGTAAAATTTGATATGATGACTCACGAGAAGGTTGtcttattacaattttttatacacAAAATTGAGAATGACTTTATTAAATTGGAGTTGGAAATTTGAGTACATTATTGGATTAAAGTTTAcgataaactaaaattatagtttttttttttttaattttggaaacGGAAGGTATTCTTTATTTGGTTTATTACGTTTGTAAACATGACCACAGCGAGGAGGAAAAAAAGGACGCCGAAGACCGATAAAGATAAAATGGATGTAATTTTATGTTGTGTAAATAAACTGATAAAGAGACTGTGTTTGATGGAGTAAAAAGTCGAAATGCTGGAAAATgaataatgaattttatatacaatCATAGTTTTACACATTACGTAAAAGGTCACACTtctataaagataaaattgtacTTCTGGCGTCTCGTTACAAATTTTCCTTGCATAAAAATTTGAAcgaacaattttttctttttacctgacacattgtttttatttaaattatatttttatatatcatcTTAAACCGCCTGCACCGAACACAAAATCCTTCCAATCAATTCAATCATTCTTTTTACTCCACCATCATTAATCTCAAATTTCTTTACATAAGAAAGGTTTTATTAAACTTTACACGTGTTCTTACATACCCAAcatctaaatataattcatttttgtATACTTTTATTAACCCATTAGACActattttgtgaaaatattttggaaACAATATTCATGCTCTCCCTCCCCCTCATTTAGGGTGTGTTTAGTTGGAGGTaattgggggagagtgattgggggagagtgattgagtggatttgaggggatttgaaggtgatttttttgtgtgtttatttgagtggatttgaaggtaattgagagtgaatttttGGTtgaagtttgtgagaattagtgtaggatttgattgatgtgatgattttaaaaaattagtttaattggtagaaattgaagattaccaaaatgtccctaggtattaaagtaatataaaattatatttgttaatgttatatttaattgtaaaaatgtttattaaaagttaaaaatttggaataattattaaaataatttaaaaaatataattaaattatacttgattgaaattaattttttattattatctaatcACTTTTCTAAATCGGATTTCGTTTTCGTCAAACTTTGTCTTTAAAACATGCTTTTCAaataggaaaatgttttttttctaaataaatgtcTGCTGTGTTACTGTTGACAGAACACGGTTTTAGTTAATATGATCGTGTTacaat contains:
- the LOC108323830 gene encoding uncharacterized protein LOC108323830, with protein sequence MNTMRGPEDQQSRVFCELSALVFNLLRSPPLMPESPPRRPTAGAQITPAGFASLLLGISVALMLCGSVTFFIGFMLMPWVLGLMMVFYVAAIVSALSVLGRSILCFASPRKDLPVVVFLFASGLFELVSAAYLLDRITHTCWITSLFLLFQSGNLCEKINKGVD